One stretch of Nitrospinota bacterium DNA includes these proteins:
- a CDS encoding PAS domain S-box protein, with protein MFGLFRDQATLPAFADVVHPDDREFDLKTIQRGIDFGEPWNIEHRLLMRDDAIKWVQAMGEPMLDDDGKATQIPGTVQDITDRKNREDERSRLLTAVEQSPDTIVITDPDGKIEYANRAFEKATGFTTAEAIGQNPRIIKSGKHDEAFYKNLWDTIKGGNVWEGFFTNKRKDGTLYEELATISPVFNSDGRIISFVASKRDVSREQNLNRAREFFTHATSHELRTPLTHLKALQLLTSKLREKYPDSEEAKKSCNLADILFNNLERIVSATSLHLDISSKREIPFHKFKVVPFLENLFLETVKVVKSENRDISLSIDLERLPEETLIFGNGEILGRAINEILSNAIKYTQDGKRVDLKTSIDRGSLVIEIIDEGIGIAENEQNFLFDPYYSVENILEHSTGAYKFKGGGIGLGLTIAKLVIEYHDGTILLESEGKDKGTKATILLKLAKPYS; from the coding sequence ATCTTCGGCCTTTTCAGAGACCAAGCGACACTCCCGGCTTTTGCCGACGTCGTACACCCGGATGACAGGGAATTCGACCTTAAAACCATCCAGCGGGGGATCGATTTTGGTGAGCCCTGGAACATCGAACATCGGCTTCTGATGAGAGACGACGCCATTAAATGGGTACAGGCAATGGGTGAACCGATGCTGGATGATGACGGGAAGGCAACCCAGATACCAGGAACGGTTCAGGATATTACCGACCGCAAGAACAGGGAGGATGAAAGGAGCCGTCTGTTGACAGCCGTCGAGCAGTCCCCCGATACAATTGTAATTACAGACCCTGACGGGAAGATCGAATATGCAAACAGGGCATTCGAGAAGGCCACCGGATTCACCACTGCGGAGGCAATAGGACAGAATCCGCGCATTATCAAAAGCGGCAAACATGATGAGGCTTTCTATAAAAATCTGTGGGATACCATAAAGGGGGGCAATGTCTGGGAAGGCTTTTTTACAAATAAGAGGAAGGACGGCACCCTGTACGAAGAGTTGGCTACTATCTCACCCGTCTTCAACTCCGACGGCAGGATAATATCTTTTGTCGCAAGCAAACGGGACGTATCCAGGGAGCAAAACCTGAACAGGGCCAGGGAATTCTTCACCCACGCAACCTCACATGAACTGCGAACTCCCCTGACACATCTGAAAGCTCTTCAACTGCTGACATCAAAACTCCGCGAAAAATATCCTGACAGCGAAGAAGCGAAAAAGTCATGCAACCTGGCCGACATTCTTTTTAACAATCTGGAGAGGATCGTTTCTGCCACCAGCCTGCACCTTGACATATCGTCAAAGAGAGAGATTCCGTTTCACAAATTCAAGGTTGTGCCGTTCCTGGAGAACCTCTTCCTTGAGACAGTGAAAGTCGTCAAATCCGAAAATCGTGACATATCACTGTCTATTGATCTGGAGCGGCTACCCGAGGAAACCTTGATTTTCGGCAACGGGGAGATACTTGGCCGCGCGATCAATGAGATACTTTCAAACGCGATAAAATATACTCAGGACGGAAAACGAGTTGACCTTAAAACATCAATTGATCGCGGTTCACTGGTAATTGAAATTATTGATGAAGGGATCGGAATTGCTGAGAATGAACAGAATTTCCTTTTTGACCCGTATTATTCAGTCGAAAACATACTTGAACATTCGACCGGCGCATACAAGTTCAAAGGTGGGGGGATCGGCCTCGGTCTCACAATCGCCAAACTGGTGATCGAATACCATGATGGGACCATCCTTCTTGAAAGCGAAGGGAAGGATAAGGGTACAAAGGCAACGATACTTCTTAAACTTGCAAAACCTTATTCTTGA
- a CDS encoding thermonuclease family protein, with protein MEGTVIYISDGDTFVVKPVKQKHEIKCRLYGIDAPEVAHEGKPGQPFGEEAADELEKMSLGKSVKVELTGERSYDREICIVTVDGWDLNREMIRRGFAWAYEKHLKGSYRKSYMAAEEEARKSGIGIWSAVDALPPWEFKKEYWHLDPAPSIKE; from the coding sequence ATGGAAGGGACAGTTATATATATTAGCGATGGTGATACGTTTGTCGTTAAACCGGTAAAGCAGAAGCATGAGATAAAGTGCAGGCTGTACGGCATCGATGCGCCGGAAGTGGCACATGAAGGGAAGCCTGGTCAGCCGTTTGGCGAAGAGGCGGCGGATGAGCTCGAAAAAATGTCTCTTGGAAAGAGCGTAAAGGTGGAGCTGACAGGGGAGCGCTCATACGACAGGGAGATATGCATAGTGACGGTGGATGGCTGGGACCTGAACCGGGAGATGATACGTCGCGGTTTCGCATGGGCCTATGAAAAGCATCTGAAAGGATCGTACAGGAAATCGTATATGGCCGCCGAGGAAGAAGCGAGGAAAAGCGGTATCGGCATATGGTCGGCAGTGGATGCTCTCCCTCCGTGGGAATTCAAGAAAGAGTATTGGCATCTGGATCCCGCGCCAAGCATAAAGGAGTAG
- a CDS encoding hemolysin family protein, producing the protein MEVWLLVRFLSLFFLLFFSAVFSGAEVAYFSLSPVQVDMLREREGKRGRLVAELLSSPRRLLVTIYIGNELINVAIAAVTTIIAFHYFGEHGLSIGVGIGTFVLLIFGEITPKTFALKNAQKYALFVARFIYVFSKVISPVQGVVTWLTNRLISLTGESENEERRLITEDEIKTVLEHGKDKGIIKADEKEMIFNIFELGDTLVTDIMTPRTEIFSLPLEDGIETLIQKAVLSNFSRIPVYRKNPDDIVGILFAKDLLKDDVQKNFEKVEDLLHDAYQVPVTKKIDELFREFQKKHFHMAIVRDEYGGVDGLVTMDDILEEVVGEAPDRKNLTGIKEIEGGRYLVPGRLSIEDFNEYFKTNFENEEIDTVGGLVFHLFGRMPGWGESITAEGINFTVDRLKGANIWRLAIKAEETRNLDDADKIINSDSSEKR; encoded by the coding sequence ATGGAAGTTTGGTTATTAGTCCGTTTTTTATCCCTGTTTTTCCTCTTATTCTTTTCCGCGGTATTCTCGGGCGCCGAAGTCGCATATTTTTCGCTTAGTCCCGTACAGGTGGATATGCTGAGGGAGAGGGAAGGGAAACGCGGACGTCTTGTGGCGGAACTGCTGTCGTCTCCGAGGCGGCTCCTTGTCACCATATATATCGGCAACGAGCTGATAAACGTCGCGATAGCGGCTGTAACAACCATCATTGCATTCCATTATTTCGGGGAACACGGGCTTTCTATCGGCGTCGGTATCGGCACCTTCGTGCTCCTGATATTCGGCGAGATCACTCCCAAGACATTTGCCTTAAAGAACGCCCAGAAGTACGCGCTCTTTGTGGCGCGGTTCATTTACGTCTTTTCAAAGGTTATCTCCCCAGTTCAGGGGGTAGTGACCTGGCTGACAAACCGCCTCATATCCCTAACCGGCGAGTCTGAAAACGAGGAGAGAAGGCTCATCACCGAGGATGAGATAAAAACGGTTCTTGAGCATGGCAAGGACAAGGGGATCATCAAGGCCGATGAGAAGGAGATGATCTTCAATATCTTTGAGCTGGGGGATACGCTGGTAACCGACATAATGACTCCGCGCACGGAGATATTCTCTCTTCCCCTGGAAGATGGGATAGAGACGCTTATTCAAAAGGCTGTGCTTTCGAATTTCTCCAGGATACCGGTATACAGAAAGAATCCCGACGACATCGTGGGGATACTGTTTGCCAAGGATCTTTTAAAGGACGATGTGCAAAAGAACTTCGAAAAGGTGGAAGACCTTCTGCATGACGCCTATCAGGTGCCGGTGACGAAAAAGATTGACGAGCTTTTCCGCGAGTTCCAGAAAAAACATTTCCACATGGCGATTGTGCGGGACGAATACGGCGGCGTAGACGGACTGGTAACGATGGACGATATTCTGGAGGAGGTAGTAGGGGAAGCGCCGGACAGAAAGAACCTTACAGGGATAAAGGAGATCGAAGGGGGGCGCTACCTTGTGCCGGGAAGACTGTCGATAGAAGATTTCAACGAGTATTTCAAAACAAATTTCGAGAACGAGGAGATCGATACCGTCGGCGGACTTGTTTTTCATCTCTTCGGCAGGATGCCGGGGTGGGGAGAATCAATTACGGCTGAAGGAATCAACTTCACTGTCGACAGGTTGAAAGGGGCAAACATCTGGCGCCTGGCGATAAAGGCCGAAGAAACAAGGAACTTGGATGACGCCGATAAGATAATCAACTCTGATTCATCGGAGAAAAGGTAA
- a CDS encoding cytochrome c encodes MKTKNIIIAALIIAAVISLGALANLGYNSVGGIQGIETITLWMNGKTVPLDLKTERPTEDAENIRVGRVNYELRCAVCHGTMGDGRGSKAERLKTRPTDFTTGVFKFRSTKGAVPDNLDIFKTISRGLHGTGMLAWPGLTTTEKWQLTYYVKTFSDLFEGADKPEKVYIPSPIMSRPQYMKFGAEIYSKAKCYECHGHEGKGDGEKAGELKDDWQRPIKPANLKERGLKRGKDIDEIYLSIATGLAGTPMQSFAKSLKPDEMLALAYYVQSLSRVPTENGFITGILNMEDDERNGLFIDHVLMPTLYRVKYFGWMF; translated from the coding sequence TTGAAAACTAAAAACATAATCATCGCGGCTCTGATAATCGCCGCCGTCATCTCCCTGGGCGCCCTGGCAAATCTCGGCTATAACAGCGTGGGGGGCATACAGGGGATAGAAACCATCACATTGTGGATGAACGGTAAAACCGTTCCGCTTGACCTCAAAACAGAGCGCCCCACTGAGGATGCGGAGAACATCCGGGTCGGAAGGGTGAACTATGAATTGCGATGCGCGGTTTGCCATGGAACCATGGGGGACGGGAGAGGGAGCAAAGCAGAAAGACTCAAAACAAGGCCGACCGATTTCACCACCGGCGTTTTCAAGTTCCGCTCTACCAAAGGAGCGGTACCTGACAATCTTGATATTTTCAAAACCATTTCGCGCGGTCTTCACGGCACGGGTATGCTTGCATGGCCCGGCCTTACCACGACTGAAAAGTGGCAATTGACCTACTATGTAAAGACTTTTTCCGACCTGTTCGAGGGGGCTGACAAACCTGAGAAGGTATACATCCCTTCCCCGATAATGAGCAGACCTCAATACATGAAGTTCGGGGCGGAGATCTACAGCAAGGCGAAATGCTACGAGTGTCACGGACACGAAGGGAAAGGGGACGGCGAAAAAGCCGGCGAACTTAAAGACGACTGGCAACGCCCCATCAAACCTGCAAATCTGAAAGAGAGAGGATTAAAGCGTGGCAAGGATATCGATGAGATATACCTCTCCATCGCAACCGGACTTGCCGGCACGCCGATGCAGTCGTTCGCAAAATCGCTGAAACCTGATGAGATGCTCGCCCTCGCCTACTATGTCCAGTCTCTTTCCCGCGTCCCTACCGAGAACGGCTTCATTACGGGGATTCTAAATATGGAGGATGACGAAAGGAACGGACTATTCATAGACCATGTTCTGATGCCGACGCTCTACCGGGTAAAATATTTCGGCTGGATGTTTTAA
- a CDS encoding insulinase family protein has product MKSGLFRIATIAVLISACATAGGVKRSDLEKIKYPELQFKPPVTERVVLKNGMVLHLLENHELPMVDIVSLVRVGEIFEPLDKRGLAAITGGTWRSGGTESMPPDILDENLEFIAASIETSISSKSGSISMSVMKKDLEEGLGILAEIIRKPAFNEKRFEVVKNNMLESIKRENDDPQEISTREFMRMLLPEHHYGNPATVETVSGITRNDCIKFYRDYIGADSFIFGITGDFDSKEIVAKFEKLFGDMGSAPRKLPPIPQFPEKIKPGNYIIDKKLPQSVIKMGHLGVGRNDPDYYPVRVMNYIVGGGGFSSRMVQDIRSTRGLAYSVYSYYSGGNWDQGVFIAGGETKAASAYELIEASREIFREVIKNGVSDEELSMAKESIINSYVFDFDKDIEIVSNYINLEYFELPKDYIEKFRENIDMVTREKILEVASKYLHPDEMVIMAVGDRSGMGENMMKLGEVKEIKLKK; this is encoded by the coding sequence ATGAAAAGCGGATTATTCAGGATAGCAACGATTGCCGTATTGATATCGGCCTGCGCCACTGCGGGAGGCGTCAAGAGAAGCGACCTTGAAAAAATAAAATATCCGGAACTTCAGTTCAAGCCCCCCGTTACGGAACGGGTTGTGCTGAAAAACGGAATGGTGCTCCACCTGCTCGAGAATCATGAGCTTCCGATGGTCGACATCGTTTCACTTGTGCGTGTTGGAGAGATATTCGAGCCTCTTGACAAAAGAGGGCTGGCGGCGATCACAGGGGGAACGTGGCGTAGCGGCGGGACTGAATCCATGCCGCCTGACATTCTGGATGAAAACCTTGAGTTCATCGCCGCTTCCATAGAAACATCAATAAGCAGTAAATCTGGTTCCATAAGCATGTCGGTCATGAAAAAGGACCTTGAAGAGGGATTAGGGATATTGGCGGAAATTATAAGGAAGCCGGCCTTCAACGAAAAAAGGTTCGAAGTTGTAAAGAACAACATGCTCGAAAGCATCAAGCGCGAGAACGACGACCCGCAGGAGATAAGCACTCGCGAGTTCATGCGTATGCTCCTCCCCGAACACCACTACGGCAATCCGGCAACGGTCGAGACGGTAAGCGGAATCACCAGGAACGACTGCATCAAATTTTACAGGGATTATATCGGAGCGGACAGTTTCATATTCGGTATCACGGGTGATTTCGACTCAAAGGAAATTGTGGCGAAATTTGAAAAACTGTTTGGCGACATGGGGAGTGCCCCCAGGAAACTGCCGCCGATACCGCAATTCCCGGAAAAAATAAAACCTGGAAACTACATTATCGACAAGAAACTTCCGCAGTCCGTTATCAAGATGGGGCACCTTGGAGTAGGGAGAAACGATCCCGATTACTATCCAGTGAGGGTAATGAATTACATTGTTGGAGGTGGCGGGTTCTCTTCAAGAATGGTGCAGGACATCCGCTCAACGAGAGGGTTGGCCTACTCGGTATATTCCTATTACTCGGGGGGCAACTGGGACCAGGGGGTGTTCATAGCCGGCGGTGAGACGAAGGCCGCAAGCGCTTATGAGCTTATCGAGGCGAGCAGGGAGATTTTCCGTGAGGTTATCAAGAACGGGGTTTCCGATGAAGAGCTCTCCATGGCGAAGGAATCGATAATCAATTCCTATGTGTTTGATTTCGATAAGGATATTGAGATAGTTTCCAACTATATAAATCTTGAATATTTTGAATTACCCAAGGATTATATTGAGAAATTCCGCGAGAATATCGATATGGTGACAAGGGAGAAAATACTGGAGGTCGCGTCGAAGTATCTCCACCCCGATGAAATGGTCATTATGGCTGTCGGTGACAGGAGTGGTATGGGGGAAAATATGATGAAACTTGGCGAAGTAAAAGAGATTAAACTGAAAAAATGA
- a CDS encoding hemolysin family protein has product MELVTTIIIVVVCVFMEAFFSGSELALISISRHKLSLYVEQGKRGALLLQELFKSPSGLYGTTSLGTNMFVVAATAVTTAYFTKIIPGEADLWTILIMAPLTLLFGEIFPKALFQRYTDTISYVVVYPLSFFKKVFAPLLWVASGIVRVLLRQKKEDEIHDMKTVSQEEIRRLFTMGQKEFDLHPEEMKMIHNIFELRHTTVEQCMVPLINTYGVGENEPIGSVRAMLLDTGFSRLPIYSGKIYNVIGIVTAFDILRSSKGAVKAKDLIRPAYYVYRKKKISNLLSEMQKADVQMAVVVDEYSGAIGVVTREDLFEEIFGEIADEYDSPMSHVEVLEPNRWLIHAHTEIDMVKDRLGWDIPEGDYETISGYILSHLERIPVKGENITIGGFTFIVRECDNRGLIKLEVLQKGEKDEKQDNLK; this is encoded by the coding sequence ATGGAACTTGTTACTACTATAATAATTGTCGTTGTATGCGTCTTTATGGAGGCGTTCTTTTCCGGCTCCGAACTCGCACTTATCTCGATCAGCAGGCATAAGCTCTCGCTGTACGTCGAACAGGGAAAGAGGGGGGCTCTTCTTCTGCAGGAACTCTTCAAGTCGCCCTCGGGCCTGTACGGTACAACGTCGCTCGGCACGAACATGTTTGTCGTCGCCGCCACCGCCGTAACAACCGCGTACTTCACCAAGATAATTCCGGGAGAGGCCGACCTCTGGACGATACTGATAATGGCACCCTTGACCCTCCTTTTCGGAGAGATCTTCCCGAAGGCGCTTTTCCAGCGGTACACCGACACGATCAGCTATGTGGTCGTCTACCCGCTTTCGTTTTTCAAGAAAGTTTTCGCTCCGTTACTCTGGGTCGCTTCCGGGATAGTTCGCGTCCTCTTGAGGCAGAAGAAGGAAGACGAGATACACGATATGAAGACCGTCTCCCAGGAGGAGATCCGAAGGCTCTTTACAATGGGGCAAAAGGAGTTCGATCTGCATCCGGAAGAGATGAAGATGATCCACAATATTTTCGAACTGCGACACACTACTGTGGAGCAGTGCATGGTGCCGTTGATAAATACCTACGGAGTCGGCGAAAACGAGCCGATAGGCTCGGTGCGCGCGATGCTCCTTGATACAGGATTTTCGCGGCTCCCGATATATTCGGGAAAGATTTACAATGTCATTGGAATAGTGACCGCGTTTGACATTCTCAGAAGTTCCAAGGGAGCGGTCAAGGCAAAGGATCTCATCCGTCCGGCCTACTATGTTTACAGAAAGAAAAAGATAAGCAACCTGCTGTCGGAAATGCAGAAGGCCGACGTGCAGATGGCCGTAGTGGTGGACGAATACTCCGGCGCGATCGGTGTTGTTACCAGGGAAGATCTGTTCGAAGAGATATTCGGCGAAATAGCGGATGAATATGATTCTCCGATGTCCCACGTGGAAGTTTTGGAACCGAACCGATGGCTTATTCATGCGCATACAGAAATAGATATGGTCAAGGATCGTCTTGGGTGGGACATCCCGGAGGGTGATTACGAAACGATATCGGGATATATTCTCAGCCACCTTGAAAGGATTCCAGTAAAAGGTGAAAATATCACAATCGGCGGTTTTACATTCATAGTAAGGGAGTGCGACAACCGAGGGTTGATAAAGCTGGAAGTTTTGCAAAAAGGCGAGAAGGATGAAAAACAGGATAACCTCAAGTAA
- the mqnC gene encoding dehypoxanthine futalosine cyclase: MKNRITSSKAEELYGSNDLLSLGRVADDVRKRLHPEGIVTYIIDRNINYTNICTSGCRFCAFYRKPGRADGYLLSYEEISQKIQETKELDGVQILMQGGLHPTWKIEDYEKLLMKIKGDFDIHLHAFSPPEVVHMSKLSNIGIEETLKRLIDAGLDSIPGGGAEILVDRVRGELSPGKCSADMWIEVMRTAHCLGLKTTATMMYGHIETRSERIRHMERIRELQDETGGFTAFIPWPFQPGNTDLEKNPEIAGRGDEGLEYLRTVAISRLFLDNIPNIQASWVTQGAKMAQMALYFGANDMGSTMIEENVVKAAGVGFRLNEKDIRRIITDAGFEARRRRQDYSLIVDEETAGKDGAAIPAR, translated from the coding sequence ATGAAAAACAGGATAACCTCAAGTAAGGCGGAAGAGCTTTACGGCTCCAACGATCTTTTATCTCTCGGCAGAGTGGCCGACGATGTAAGGAAGAGGCTTCATCCCGAAGGGATCGTCACATACATAATCGACCGTAACATCAACTACACGAATATATGCACCTCCGGCTGCCGTTTTTGCGCCTTCTACAGGAAACCGGGGCGCGCGGATGGATATCTCCTCTCTTACGAAGAGATATCCCAGAAAATACAGGAAACGAAAGAACTCGACGGCGTGCAGATACTGATGCAGGGGGGGCTACACCCGACATGGAAGATAGAGGATTATGAAAAGCTTCTAATGAAGATCAAGGGGGATTTCGACATTCATCTTCACGCTTTCTCACCCCCAGAAGTGGTTCACATGTCAAAACTGAGCAATATCGGAATAGAGGAGACCTTGAAGAGGCTTATTGACGCCGGTCTTGATTCAATACCGGGAGGGGGAGCTGAAATACTTGTCGACCGTGTCCGTGGGGAATTGAGCCCCGGCAAATGTTCCGCGGATATGTGGATCGAGGTGATGAGAACAGCTCATTGTCTTGGATTGAAGACAACCGCGACAATGATGTATGGCCACATCGAAACCAGGTCCGAGCGGATACGGCACATGGAGAGGATAAGGGAACTGCAGGACGAGACTGGAGGCTTCACGGCGTTTATCCCGTGGCCCTTTCAGCCGGGCAATACCGATCTAGAAAAGAATCCCGAAATAGCCGGCAGGGGGGACGAAGGTCTTGAATACCTGAGGACCGTGGCGATAAGCAGGCTGTTTCTAGACAATATTCCGAACATACAGGCGTCGTGGGTGACCCAGGGGGCGAAGATGGCCCAGATGGCGCTCTATTTCGGCGCAAACGATATGGGGAGCACAATGATCGAAGAGAACGTCGTGAAAGCGGCGGGGGTCGGGTTCAGACTGAATGAAAAAGATATCAGGAGGATAATCACAGATGCAGGCTTTGAGGCGCGGAGGCGCAGGCAGGACTACAGCCTGATAGTTGATGAAGAAACAGCAGGGAAAGATGGGGCGGCAATTCCTGCAAGGTGA
- a CDS encoding insulinase family protein — protein MRSDTIPPSSARIFAYVAALLLLASSHAFAQETLEKRVKEYTLDNGLRIIVLQRAGSPSFAAYIRFLVGGIDEEAGQSGTAHILEHMLFKGSENIGTLDFKKEEPLMKKAEEIGRNIDTEVRKGDKGDSEKIKRLKDELGKTLEEQRKYIIKDEISSIYQRGGGSGFNAFTSQDTTTYLVKLPSNKFELWAWIESDRLRSPVLREYYSERDVVLEERRRSVDNSPSGTLYEQYGAAAFQAHPYGNPIIGWSSDISLLPKDKVRKFLQTYYSPGNMVICIVGDIEPDYAYNTIRRYFGDIPRQEIPDRVGTKEPMQKGERRIMVEFDANPEAMIGFHKPPVPHKDDYVFDVINYILTSGRTGRLYRSLVLEKGIAVSVDAWTGPGDRGGNLFNFHAVPRSPHTVAEVEKAIYDELEKLKTEPVSLRELEKITNNVEADYIRKLKSNSGLAHYISSYAILLGDWRYMTTYSDRIKEITAEDIMAVATKYFTKNNRTVAILVRPEGKTPEKKASK, from the coding sequence TTGAGAAGCGATACAATACCCCCCAGTTCTGCGCGCATTTTTGCGTATGTAGCGGCACTCCTTCTTCTTGCCTCCTCTCACGCCTTCGCTCAGGAGACGCTTGAGAAAAGGGTAAAGGAGTACACGCTGGATAACGGACTTCGGATAATCGTACTTCAGCGTGCGGGATCACCTTCCTTTGCCGCGTATATCCGTTTTCTTGTCGGAGGTATCGATGAGGAGGCTGGGCAGAGCGGAACCGCGCATATCCTCGAACATATGCTTTTCAAGGGGAGCGAAAACATAGGCACCCTGGACTTCAAAAAGGAAGAGCCGCTGATGAAGAAAGCGGAGGAGATCGGAAGAAACATCGATACTGAAGTGCGAAAAGGGGATAAGGGGGACAGCGAAAAGATCAAGCGGCTGAAAGATGAGCTTGGCAAAACGCTTGAAGAACAGCGTAAATACATAATCAAGGACGAGATCAGCTCGATATACCAGAGGGGCGGGGGTTCCGGTTTCAACGCGTTTACGAGCCAGGACACAACGACCTATCTTGTGAAGCTCCCGTCAAACAAGTTTGAGCTTTGGGCATGGATAGAATCCGACAGGCTGAGATCCCCCGTGCTCCGGGAGTACTATTCGGAGCGGGATGTGGTTCTTGAAGAGCGGAGAAGGAGCGTGGACAACTCGCCAAGCGGTACTCTATACGAGCAGTATGGGGCGGCGGCATTCCAGGCGCATCCATACGGAAATCCTATCATCGGATGGAGCAGCGACATATCGCTGTTGCCGAAGGACAAGGTGAGGAAGTTCCTGCAGACATATTACTCTCCGGGGAATATGGTCATCTGCATAGTGGGGGACATTGAGCCCGACTATGCCTACAACACGATAAGGAGATATTTTGGCGATATTCCCCGACAGGAAATCCCCGACAGGGTGGGGACCAAAGAGCCGATGCAAAAAGGTGAACGGAGAATAATGGTAGAGTTTGACGCGAATCCGGAAGCGATGATCGGCTTCCATAAACCTCCCGTGCCGCACAAGGATGATTATGTCTTTGACGTTATAAATTACATCCTTACGTCGGGACGCACAGGGCGGCTATACAGGTCGCTTGTTCTTGAAAAAGGGATCGCGGTATCGGTCGACGCGTGGACAGGTCCCGGAGACAGGGGAGGGAACCTTTTTAATTTCCATGCCGTTCCCCGCTCGCCTCATACTGTGGCAGAGGTGGAAAAGGCCATATACGACGAGCTTGAAAAACTGAAAACAGAGCCGGTTTCCCTGCGTGAGCTTGAAAAGATCACCAACAATGTGGAGGCGGACTATATTCGCAAACTGAAATCGAATTCCGGCCTGGCCCATTATATCTCTTCATATGCGATCCTGCTGGGGGACTGGCGGTACATGACGACCTATAGCGACAGGATAAAGGAGATCACAGCCGAGGACATCATGGCGGTCGCGACGAAATATTTCACCAAGAACAACCGCACGGTGGCGATCCTAGTGCGTCCGGAAGGTAAGACGCCGGAGAAGAAGGCCAGCAAATGA
- a CDS encoding DUF2062 domain-containing protein → MKWSFDTVKNLVKKVIHSDGEPGRIASAVAVGVFIAWFPIVGTHTVMAIGAAWIFRLSTALVFVGNFLNNPFTMIPMFLSGFWVGLAVTGTEDVSIDWTMNMETLIEIGKVFFIPFCIGNILLGIVGGVITYFLILHAVRKYRALHAAQLNEENRA, encoded by the coding sequence ATGAAATGGTCGTTTGATACGGTAAAGAACCTTGTAAAAAAGGTGATCCATTCGGATGGAGAACCAGGCCGGATAGCCTCGGCTGTGGCGGTAGGCGTATTTATCGCGTGGTTTCCGATTGTCGGAACCCATACGGTAATGGCAATCGGGGCGGCCTGGATTTTTAGGCTGAGTACAGCGCTTGTTTTCGTAGGCAATTTCCTGAACAATCCTTTTACCATGATTCCGATGTTTCTAAGCGGATTCTGGGTCGGGCTTGCGGTCACAGGAACGGAGGACGTAAGCATTGATTGGACCATGAACATGGAGACACTTATTGAGATTGGCAAGGTGTTTTTCATTCCGTTCTGTATAGGGAACATTCTGCTTGGGATTGTCGGAGGGGTGATCACCTATTTCCTTATTCTGCACGCGGTGAGGAAATACCGCGCCCTGCATGCGGCGCAACTGAACGAAGAAAACCGTGCGTAA
- a CDS encoding Hpt domain-containing protein, whose product MPDNDMDDSFDEIAEELRKEYVLDAKEHIDTIENLVVTLEKERTLGRGDVDRLFRAYHTIKGNSALVGFDNVRDLAHIVESVIGQFRSGEMVMSPRVADIILSSVDMLKKMVAEIEDTGKPVANPTALIKSIKEFKESYNIVQAAPPAKTGSKAKPPTKATPKPAPKESAPVKKQVMKVKTTGNLAILQMPEQLDKELKGDLIEHIKSFQKRGISKFVLNFELTKSISQSGVDLIREVQQEIDSGGGKLASCEIPLDVMFTFNNSGSSDTINPKTDLRSAVLAVGWP is encoded by the coding sequence ATGCCTGATAATGATATGGACGATTCTTTCGATGAAATAGCAGAGGAACTACGGAAGGAATACGTTCTCGATGCCAAGGAACATATCGATACTATTGAAAATCTTGTCGTTACACTCGAAAAGGAGAGAACGCTCGGCAGGGGGGACGTGGATCGGCTTTTCAGGGCATATCACACCATAAAGGGAAACTCCGCGCTTGTGGGGTTTGATAACGTCAGGGACCTTGCCCATATCGTCGAAAGTGTCATCGGGCAGTTCAGGAGCGGGGAAATGGTCATGTCTCCCAGAGTGGCAGACATTATCCTCTCATCCGTAGACATGCTGAAAAAAATGGTCGCGGAAATCGAGGACACAGGAAAACCTGTCGCTAATCCTACAGCTTTAATAAAGAGCATCAAGGAATTCAAGGAGAGCTATAACATAGTCCAGGCCGCTCCACCGGCAAAAACCGGGTCAAAGGCAAAACCTCCCACCAAGGCGACGCCCAAACCGGCACCGAAGGAGTCCGCTCCCGTTAAAAAGCAGGTTATGAAAGTAAAAACAACCGGCAATCTGGCGATACTCCAGATGCCCGAACAGCTTGACAAGGAGTTGAAGGGCGATTTGATAGAACACATAAAGAGCTTTCAAAAAAGGGGGATCTCAAAATTTGTCCTAAATTTTGAATTGACGAAATCGATCAGCCAAAGCGGAGTCGATCTTATCCGTGAAGTTCAGCAGGAAATAGATTCCGGCGGGGGAAAACTTGCAAGCTGTGAAATACCTCTTGATGTGATGTTCACCTTCAATAACTCAGGCAGTAGCGACACCATCAATCCCAAAACAGACCTAAGGTCGGCAGTCCTCGCCGTCGGCTGGCCGTAA